Proteins encoded together in one Bacillaceae bacterium S4-13-56 window:
- a CDS encoding LLM class flavin-dependent oxidoreductase: MSSNNKVFHNTQLSVLDLAPIVEGGSASESFQNSVELAQLTEKLGYKRYWFAEHHNMPGIASSATSVVISRIAAATNTIRVGAGGIMLPNHATLVIAEQFGTLESMFPGRIDLGLGRAPGSDQGTAYALRRTLNRGAEEFPQQVEELQGYFAGTERVHAFPGEGLKIPIWLLGSSGFSAQLAAQKGLPFSFASHFAPEYTLQALRLYRNNFKPSDVLDKPHSMVGVNVIAADTVEKAKWLATSQQQQFLSLVRGMPTQLKPPIDDIESVWTPYEQDHVEKTLDSRSTIVGDAKLVEEKLKAFIDETEADEVIVNSQIYHHQDRMRSYEILGEMME, translated from the coding sequence ATGTCTTCTAATAACAAAGTTTTTCATAATACTCAACTGTCGGTTCTTGACTTAGCCCCCATAGTTGAGGGAGGTAGTGCATCCGAATCTTTTCAAAATAGTGTTGAGCTTGCACAACTTACGGAAAAGTTAGGGTACAAACGATATTGGTTTGCTGAACATCACAATATGCCCGGGATCGCAAGCTCCGCAACTTCTGTTGTGATCAGTCGGATTGCCGCAGCAACAAACACCATCCGTGTTGGTGCAGGTGGGATTATGCTGCCAAATCATGCGACACTGGTTATTGCCGAACAGTTTGGAACATTAGAATCCATGTTCCCTGGTCGGATAGATCTTGGTCTAGGTCGTGCACCAGGAAGCGATCAAGGAACAGCTTATGCTCTTCGTCGAACATTAAATCGTGGTGCAGAAGAGTTTCCTCAACAAGTAGAGGAATTACAGGGGTATTTTGCAGGGACCGAGCGAGTGCACGCTTTTCCAGGGGAAGGATTAAAAATTCCTATTTGGCTTCTTGGATCTAGTGGTTTCAGTGCCCAATTAGCTGCTCAAAAGGGACTTCCTTTTTCCTTTGCTAGCCATTTTGCGCCAGAGTATACATTGCAGGCTCTTCGTTTATATCGTAACAACTTCAAGCCATCGGATGTGTTAGACAAACCTCATTCCATGGTTGGTGTGAATGTCATTGCTGCAGACACAGTTGAAAAAGCCAAATGGCTTGCAACCTCTCAGCAGCAGCAATTTTTAAGCTTAGTTCGTGGGATGCCAACTCAATTAAAGCCACCAATTGATGATATTGAATCCGTATGGACACCTTATGAGCAAGACCATGTTGAAAAAACATTGGATTCTCGTTCAACTATCGTTGGTGATGCCAAACTAGTTGAAGAAAAACTAAAAGCATTTATTGATGAAACGGAAGCAGATGAAGTCATTGTGAATTCACAAATATATCATCATCAAGATAGAATGAGATCATATGAAATTTTGGGAGAAATGATGGAATAG
- a CDS encoding OsmC family protein: protein MNTTIKWNGDMAFSSTTPSGHELKMDASEEVGGKNTGARPTELLLNAVAGCTGIDIISILKKMRLDPTSFSMDVEGDRADDHPKRFTKIHIHYTLEGDLPEDKVIRAIELSTEKYCSVSHSLNAEITASYSLNGERKEL from the coding sequence ATGAACACTACAATAAAATGGAATGGAGACATGGCTTTTTCAAGTACAACTCCTTCTGGTCACGAGTTGAAAATGGATGCTTCTGAGGAAGTAGGAGGGAAAAATACAGGAGCACGTCCAACAGAATTATTGTTAAATGCTGTGGCAGGCTGTACAGGAATAGATATTATTTCTATTTTAAAAAAGATGCGATTGGATCCTACTTCTTTTTCCATGGATGTAGAAGGTGATCGGGCGGACGACCATCCTAAACGTTTTACCAAAATCCATATTCATTACACACTAGAGGGAGATCTTCCAGAGGATAAGGTAATAAGAGCCATTGAATTATCAACGGAGAAGTATTGTTCTGTATCTCACTCGCTGAACGCAGAAATTACGGCTAGTTATTCGTTGAATGGGGAAAGGAAAGAGCTGTAA
- the ectA gene encoding diaminobutyrate acetyltransferase encodes MWKLVTNSTLDQNSAYKYIMMSKYFRETCVVAKHEDQLVGFVTAFIPPKQQDVVFVWQIGVDPNFKGKGIASKLLHELINREACQDVRFVEATVTPDNEASKALFRKLAKDFQTECSVHECFSKDLFPTEDHEAEDTFRIGPIEH; translated from the coding sequence ATGTGGAAGCTCGTAACAAATTCCACTCTTGATCAAAATTCTGCATATAAGTACATCATGATGAGTAAATATTTTAGAGAGACTTGTGTTGTAGCCAAACATGAGGATCAGCTCGTTGGCTTTGTGACCGCATTTATCCCCCCAAAACAACAAGATGTTGTTTTCGTGTGGCAAATCGGTGTTGACCCTAACTTTAAGGGTAAGGGAATTGCATCGAAGCTTCTCCATGAATTAATCAACCGGGAGGCTTGTCAAGACGTACGTTTCGTTGAAGCAACAGTGACCCCAGATAACGAAGCGTCAAAAGCCTTGTTCCGTAAACTCGCGAAAGATTTTCAAACCGAATGCTCGGTTCATGAATGCTTTTCAAAGGACTTATTCCCTACAGAAGATCATGAAGCTGAGGACACGTTTCGTATCGGTCCTATCGAGCACTAA
- the ectB gene encoding diaminobutyrate--2-oxoglutarate transaminase — MSQNNLDVFENIESQVRSYCRSFPTVFTKAKGHLMWDESGKEYIDFFSGAGALNYGHNDEKMKKKLVEYIMEDGITHSLDMATSAKREFISSFNDIILKPRKMDYKIMFPGPTGTNSVESALKLARKVTGRTDVISFTNGFHGMTIGSLSVTGNSMKRRGAGIPLHHVVTMPYDQYVDHQDSLDYLERFLEDSGSGVAIPAAMILETVQGEGGLNTARFEWLKKLEQICKRWGILLIIDDVQAGVGRTGTFFSFEKAGIKPDIICMSKSLSGYGLPFAVTLIRPDLDVWTPGEHNGTFRGNNHAFVTATVALDYWKDKKFEDSIEEKSIAIQNFLKSMVEKYPELKGEVRGRGFMSGIVSEVEGLSSKVAEEAFKRGLIMETAGANDEVFKLFPALTIDTAALQKGFDIIEESIKVLVKEPVAQ; from the coding sequence TTGAGTCAAAACAATTTAGATGTTTTTGAAAATATCGAATCTCAGGTGCGTAGTTATTGCCGCAGCTTCCCTACTGTTTTCACAAAAGCAAAGGGCCATTTAATGTGGGATGAATCAGGTAAAGAATATATTGATTTTTTCAGTGGTGCTGGTGCGTTGAATTACGGACACAATGACGAAAAAATGAAGAAAAAATTAGTGGAATACATCATGGAAGATGGTATTACACACTCACTAGACATGGCAACATCTGCAAAACGGGAATTTATTTCTAGCTTTAACGACATTATTTTAAAGCCACGTAAAATGGATTACAAAATTATGTTTCCGGGACCAACAGGAACAAACTCCGTCGAAAGTGCACTGAAGCTTGCTCGTAAAGTAACAGGGCGTACTGATGTTATTAGTTTCACGAACGGCTTCCATGGCATGACCATTGGCTCTCTTTCTGTAACTGGAAATTCCATGAAGCGCCGTGGGGCAGGTATCCCACTTCACCATGTGGTGACCATGCCATATGACCAATATGTGGACCACCAAGATTCTCTTGATTATTTGGAGCGCTTCTTAGAAGACAGTGGAAGTGGAGTTGCTATCCCAGCAGCGATGATTCTAGAAACTGTACAAGGAGAAGGCGGGTTAAATACAGCAAGATTTGAATGGCTCAAAAAACTGGAACAGATCTGTAAGCGTTGGGGCATCCTTCTCATTATTGATGATGTTCAGGCTGGAGTTGGGCGTACAGGAACATTCTTCAGCTTTGAAAAAGCAGGTATTAAACCCGACATCATTTGTATGTCCAAATCATTAAGTGGTTACGGATTACCTTTTGCTGTGACTCTCATTCGTCCAGATCTAGATGTGTGGACTCCAGGGGAACATAATGGAACTTTCCGCGGAAATAATCATGCTTTTGTTACAGCTACGGTTGCCCTAGATTATTGGAAGGATAAGAAATTTGAAGATTCCATTGAAGAAAAATCTATTGCTATCCAAAACTTTTTAAAATCCATGGTAGAAAAATACCCTGAATTAAAAGGGGAAGTTCGTGGACGCGGGTTTATGTCCGGAATTGTTTCTGAGGTGGAAGGCCTATCAAGTAAGGTGGCTGAGGAAGCCTTTAAACGAGGATTAATTATGGAAACAGCAGGAGCCAATGACGAAGTATTCAAGCTTTTCCCTGCCTTAACTATTGATACAGCTGCCCTTCAAAAAGGATTCGATATTATCGAAGAAAGTATCAAAGTTCTCGTAAAAGAACCAGTAGCACAATAA
- a CDS encoding ectoine synthase, producing the protein MKVVALNDVLETEHDVDGGNWVSRRLILKKDGMGYSVHDTIIKAGTETHIWYQNHLESVYCIEGEGEVVTLKDGKVWPIKKDVLYALDENDEHLLRAKTDMRMVCVFNPPVAGTEVHDENGVYPVAEDE; encoded by the coding sequence ATGAAAGTAGTTGCATTAAATGATGTACTAGAAACCGAACATGACGTTGATGGTGGGAATTGGGTTAGCCGTCGCCTTATTTTAAAAAAGGATGGAATGGGATACTCTGTACACGACACTATTATTAAAGCAGGAACAGAAACTCATATTTGGTATCAAAACCATTTAGAATCCGTTTATTGCATCGAAGGAGAAGGGGAAGTTGTTACTCTTAAGGACGGAAAAGTCTGGCCGATTAAGAAGGACGTTCTTTACGCTCTAGACGAAAATGATGAGCACCTCCTCCGTGCTAAAACTGACATGCGTATGGTTTGTGTCTTTAACCCACCGGTTGCAGGAACAGAAGTTCACGACGAAAACGGTGTATATCCAGTAGCCGAAGATGAATAG
- a CDS encoding aldo/keto reductase, whose amino-acid sequence MKYRKLGKSNLEVSVVGIGTWQYGGEWGKAFSQQEVDAILDKSKEVGINLIDTAECYGDHLSESLIGDYISRRNREDWIVATKFGHHFHGNFDRTRHWSPDDVLKQLDTSLKALNTDYIDLYQAHSCTDEEFNNDDLWTMLDKQKQAGKIRHLGVSLRTNDEDYQVKKGEEYGVSAIQVVYNRLDRAPEEKVFPAAERQDFGVLARVPLASGYLSGKYKPGAQFAKDDVRSRHDPKVTADLLKEVEEIGHNEVPEGVSIASWALAWCLKHSAVTTVIPGCKNPEQVVLNAKATELV is encoded by the coding sequence ATGAAGTATCGTAAACTAGGAAAGTCAAATTTAGAGGTATCTGTTGTCGGAATAGGAACATGGCAATATGGCGGTGAATGGGGAAAAGCATTTTCACAACAGGAAGTGGATGCTATTTTGGACAAGTCCAAAGAGGTAGGAATCAATTTAATTGATACAGCAGAATGCTATGGTGATCACCTATCGGAGAGTTTGATTGGTGATTATATAAGTCGCCGAAATAGAGAGGATTGGATTGTGGCAACAAAGTTTGGCCATCATTTTCATGGGAATTTTGACCGAACTAGACATTGGAGTCCTGACGATGTCCTGAAACAACTGGATACCTCACTGAAAGCTTTAAATACGGATTATATAGATTTGTACCAGGCACACTCGTGTACAGATGAGGAATTTAATAACGATGATTTATGGACCATGTTAGATAAACAAAAGCAAGCTGGAAAAATCCGACACCTTGGGGTTTCTTTGCGTACTAATGATGAAGATTACCAAGTGAAGAAGGGAGAGGAATATGGCGTTTCTGCCATTCAGGTGGTATACAACCGCTTAGATCGTGCTCCTGAAGAAAAAGTTTTCCCTGCGGCTGAACGTCAGGACTTTGGAGTTCTCGCACGTGTTCCATTAGCAAGTGGATACTTGAGTGGGAAATATAAGCCGGGAGCTCAATTTGCTAAGGATGATGTGCGATCTAGGCATGATCCAAAAGTAACCGCCGACTTATTAAAAGAAGTGGAAGAGATTGGACACAATGAGGTGCCAGAAGGGGTATCCATAGCCTCTTGGGCATTGGCGTGGTGTTTGAAGCATTCGGCAGTAACCACGGTCATTCCAGGTTGTAAAAATCCAGAACAAGTTGTATTAAATGCAAAAGCAACAGAGCTTGTTTGA
- a CDS encoding C45 family peptidase, which produces MKKIHSDILQFRGNHYDFGFWQGELLKDSLTIKNREKQWKVRIPRFTVEEKEVKEAIIRFAPGVWDELVGMRDALEWDMKRVLMEFGGYRLDYVKSGCSIMTGEDYFIRNYDYHPKTYEGRYVFFQPTDQGYAIMGPSQRVTGRMDGMNERGLVLGYNFMHRKKPGDGFICCMIGRLILESCATVGEAVEMLQEIPHRHSFSYIVYDQSGQTYVVEASPRGVEVRQAQVCTNHFEMLTKENRNHLADSKRRMDIIKKQQDTGSLSSQEAFRLMNDSQGGVFSKLYKDWAGTIHTSVYFPKELKSWFALGGDQQPEEFDFKKWLSGDDIQIERILGEVDTDIPFVHMDEGAYWGFKNKL; this is translated from the coding sequence ATGAAAAAAATACATAGTGACATTTTACAGTTTAGAGGAAACCACTATGATTTTGGATTTTGGCAAGGTGAATTGCTAAAGGATTCATTAACTATAAAAAATAGAGAGAAACAATGGAAAGTAAGAATTCCTCGATTCACTGTAGAAGAAAAAGAAGTAAAGGAGGCGATTATTCGGTTTGCTCCTGGTGTATGGGACGAGTTAGTGGGGATGAGGGATGCCCTTGAGTGGGATATGAAACGAGTCTTGATGGAGTTTGGTGGATACAGGCTAGACTATGTGAAGTCTGGTTGCTCGATCATGACAGGTGAAGATTACTTCATACGTAACTATGATTATCATCCAAAGACCTATGAAGGAAGGTATGTTTTTTTTCAACCGACAGACCAAGGCTATGCCATAATGGGCCCCAGCCAAAGAGTTACAGGAAGAATGGATGGGATGAATGAAAGAGGCCTAGTTCTTGGCTATAACTTCATGCACAGAAAAAAGCCCGGAGATGGGTTCATTTGTTGCATGATTGGTCGTTTAATTTTGGAATCCTGTGCGACAGTTGGTGAAGCTGTAGAGATGTTACAAGAAATACCCCATCGACATTCTTTTAGCTACATTGTCTATGACCAAAGTGGACAGACTTATGTTGTGGAAGCCTCACCAAGAGGAGTTGAAGTACGACAAGCGCAAGTTTGCACGAACCATTTTGAAATGTTAACAAAAGAAAATCGAAACCATTTAGCGGATTCGAAACGTAGAATGGATATTATCAAAAAACAACAAGATACAGGTTCATTAAGTAGTCAAGAGGCTTTTCGCTTGATGAATGACTCCCAAGGTGGAGTTTTTTCTAAATTATATAAAGATTGGGCCGGAACAATCCATACCTCTGTCTATTTTCCTAAAGAGTTGAAATCTTGGTTCGCTTTAGGTGGGGACCAGCAGCCAGAAGAGTTTGATTTTAAAAAATGGTTGTCTGGGGATGATATTCAAATAGAGCGAATTCTAGGGGAAGTGGATACAGATATTCCATTTGTTCATATGGACGAGGGGGCGTATTGGGGATTTAAAAACAAGTTATAG
- a CDS encoding thermonuclease family protein: MKQVFNLISLSIILFGVGCSAQNGQENQIPTSNENNLTVEEKETPVNTTPDEVEPKTPSPSQENSSEPKDGFVNATVTRIVDGDTVKVDINGEEDTLRLLLVDTPETVAPNTPVQPFGKEASDFAKKTLTGQEVQLEFDGPKRDKYDRLLVYLWIGDQMFNEMLLEGGYARLAYVYDPPYTHFDAYMKAQNHALDQKLRIWSIEGYVTEDGFSEGFGESSDHSQDTNSSSNKETEPNEEVYYSKCAEAHEAGVTPLYKGDPGYGTHLDGDGDGIACE, translated from the coding sequence GTGAAGCAAGTTTTTAATCTTATTTCTTTATCCATAATTTTATTTGGTGTTGGTTGTTCTGCTCAAAATGGTCAGGAAAACCAAATTCCAACGTCTAATGAAAATAATCTTACAGTGGAAGAAAAGGAAACTCCAGTGAATACCACTCCTGACGAGGTTGAACCAAAAACACCATCTCCCTCTCAAGAAAACTCTTCTGAACCAAAAGATGGATTTGTGAATGCAACTGTCACTCGTATAGTTGACGGCGATACGGTAAAAGTTGATATAAATGGAGAAGAAGATACTTTACGCTTGTTACTTGTGGATACTCCTGAAACTGTGGCTCCAAACACACCTGTACAACCTTTTGGTAAAGAGGCAAGTGACTTTGCTAAAAAGACGTTAACAGGTCAAGAAGTCCAGCTTGAATTCGATGGGCCAAAGCGTGATAAATACGACCGTTTGTTGGTATACCTCTGGATAGGTGACCAAATGTTTAACGAAATGTTATTGGAAGGTGGCTATGCTAGGTTAGCCTATGTCTATGATCCTCCCTACACCCATTTTGACGCCTATATGAAGGCTCAAAACCATGCATTGGATCAGAAGCTAAGGATTTGGAGCATAGAAGGTTATGTTACAGAAGATGGATTTTCTGAGGGTTTTGGAGAATCATCTGATCATTCACAAGACACTAATTCTTCATCGAACAAGGAAACTGAACCTAATGAGGAAGTCTACTATTCGAAGTGTGCTGAAGCACATGAGGCGGGTGTCACTCCACTTTATAAAGGAGATCCGGGTTATGGGACACATCTTGATGGAGATGGAGACGGGATTGCCTGTGAATAA
- a CDS encoding GNAT family N-acetyltransferase, with amino-acid sequence MDVKVRRLDLGETAPMNLLLLADPSVAIVEQYFHRGECFVAEWEDEIVGVYVLLPTRPETIELVNIAVREEKQGMGIGKKLVLDAVSRAKNRGYKVLEVGTGNSSIGQLALYQKCGFRITGVDQDFFVKHYEQEIYENGIQCRDMVRLAIEL; translated from the coding sequence ATGGACGTTAAGGTAAGAAGGCTAGATTTGGGTGAGACAGCTCCTATGAATCTGCTTCTGCTAGCAGACCCTTCAGTTGCGATAGTTGAGCAATATTTCCATAGAGGAGAATGCTTTGTTGCTGAATGGGAGGATGAGATTGTTGGTGTGTATGTATTGTTACCAACAAGGCCAGAAACTATTGAGTTAGTAAATATTGCGGTGAGAGAGGAAAAGCAAGGGATGGGCATTGGGAAAAAGTTAGTTCTTGATGCCGTTAGTAGGGCGAAAAATCGTGGTTATAAGGTTTTGGAAGTCGGAACTGGCAACTCAAGTATTGGTCAATTGGCACTCTACCAGAAATGTGGATTTCGTATTACTGGAGTTGATCAGGATTTTTTTGTGAAACATTATGAACAGGAAATTTATGAGAACGGGATCCAGTGTAGGGATATGGTCCGGCTCGCGATTGAGCTTTAA
- a CDS encoding NUDIX hydrolase, which yields MLEGEYHIVVSAWIRNSEGMIFVQKRHTQKPHPNLWKCPGGSILERESSFDGIIREAEEEIGINLRGAQGEIVKSFRRDHHRDFYDVWLFKKDFSEHDKKQRWLILNG from the coding sequence TTGCTAGAGGGTGAATATCATATTGTTGTTAGTGCTTGGATAAGAAATAGTGAGGGAATGATTTTTGTACAAAAAAGACATACACAGAAGCCCCATCCAAATTTGTGGAAATGTCCAGGTGGGTCTATTTTGGAAAGGGAATCTAGTTTTGACGGAATTATTCGAGAAGCTGAAGAAGAAATTGGTATAAATTTAAGGGGTGCCCAGGGGGAAATAGTGAAAAGTTTTAGACGTGATCATCATCGAGATTTTTATGATGTATGGCTATTCAAAAAAGACTTTTCTGAACATGATAAGAAACAGAGGTGGTTGATTCTAAATGGGTAA
- a CDS encoding MFS transporter encodes MDEKNSEEIHQLYIDNPDKQKKLYKRTLMIIVIAQILGGAGLASGITIGALLAEDMLGTDSLAGLPIALFTLGSAGAALLVGNLSQHYGRRIGLATGFMTGGVGAVGVIISAVTHNIILLFISLLVYGSGTATNLQARYAGTDLANSRQRATAVSIALVATTFGAVAGPNLVNVMGKFALSIGIPSLAGPFILAAASFFLAGLVLFIFLRPDPLKIAQALETKESRQDPILIDTKDEILEINKREISIGATVMVVTQIVMVAVMTMTPVHMGNHGHGLSAVGLIIGFHIGAMYLPSLLTGVLVDKIGRHSMVFASSFTLLLAGIFAAYAPMDSVGILTIALILLGLGWNFGLISGTALIVDATTPINRAKVQGMVDVLVALSGAAGGALSGMVVAGYSFTILSLGSGLLSLVLIPVVLIVLRKR; translated from the coding sequence ATGGATGAAAAAAATAGTGAAGAGATACATCAGCTTTATATTGATAATCCAGACAAACAAAAGAAATTATATAAGCGTACGCTAATGATTATTGTGATTGCCCAGATTTTAGGTGGAGCTGGCCTTGCTTCAGGGATTACGATAGGGGCTTTGCTTGCTGAAGATATGTTAGGTACAGATAGCCTTGCAGGACTTCCAATTGCATTATTTACACTAGGATCAGCAGGTGCGGCATTACTAGTTGGAAACTTATCACAGCATTATGGTCGACGTATTGGACTTGCAACGGGATTTATGACAGGTGGTGTCGGTGCGGTTGGGGTGATAATTTCAGCTGTAACACACAATATCATTCTTTTATTTATTTCCTTACTTGTATATGGTTCAGGAACAGCTACAAACCTACAAGCTCGATATGCAGGTACTGACTTAGCGAATTCAAGGCAGAGAGCAACGGCGGTGAGTATTGCTTTAGTAGCAACGACTTTTGGAGCAGTTGCAGGACCCAATTTAGTGAACGTAATGGGTAAGTTTGCACTATCCATCGGGATACCTTCACTAGCAGGTCCATTTATTTTAGCAGCAGCATCATTTTTTCTAGCAGGTTTGGTACTTTTTATTTTTCTTCGTCCAGATCCACTGAAAATTGCACAAGCGCTGGAAACAAAAGAAAGTAGACAAGATCCTATACTTATTGATACAAAAGATGAGATCTTAGAAATAAACAAGCGAGAAATTAGTATTGGTGCTACCGTCATGGTAGTTACTCAAATCGTCATGGTGGCAGTTATGACCATGACGCCTGTGCATATGGGTAATCATGGTCATGGGTTAAGTGCAGTTGGATTAATCATTGGTTTTCATATTGGAGCCATGTATCTTCCCTCCCTTTTGACAGGTGTTCTTGTTGACAAAATTGGGCGTCATAGTATGGTGTTTGCATCCAGTTTTACCTTGCTTCTAGCTGGCATTTTTGCAGCCTACGCACCAATGGATTCAGTAGGTATTCTCACGATTGCGTTAATATTACTAGGATTAGGGTGGAATTTCGGTCTAATTAGCGGAACAGCACTCATCGTAGATGCAACAACCCCCATAAATCGGGCTAAAGTTCAAGGAATGGTAGACGTACTGGTTGCTCTGTCAGGAGCAGCAGGGGGAGCACTCTCAGGTATGGTTGTGGCTGGATATAGTTTTACTATACTATCACTTGGAAGTGGTCTGTTATCGCTGGTTCTTATTCCTGTAGTACTAATAGTTTTGCGTAAGAGGTAA
- a CDS encoding multicopper oxidase domain-containing protein, whose protein sequence is MNQYNRRDFLSKSLKGTVGLIAISMIPVGFSKFFSNNEIDEINTQNSGGIALPIPPLLENKSTDPNKAEFYLTAKMAKKEFIKGKETNTFGYNGDYLGPVIRVRRGQEVSIKVKNELNEDTTVHWHGLEVDGENDGGPHSIINPKKTWNPKFTIDQPAATLWYHPHLLHKTGEQVYKGLAGLFFIDDHESNRLNIPSEYGINDIPLVLQDKKLDANGRFEYKLGMQEVMMGMQGGTLLVNGAINPHLRVSKGKVRFRILNGSNARFYELFLSNKQSFYQIGSDGGLLEAPVEMKKLIISPGERAEIIVDFSNYKTGDTIELTDQGTELMKFIVNDEINESYNIPKKIVNMERIDSSEAINTREFVLQGMGRNWNINGKQMDIKRIDEYLKLNDTEIWEVSNKATGMMGGMPHPFHAHGVQFQVIDRNGERPPANESGWKDTILVYPDEKVRLIATFKYAGTFMYHCHILEHEDAGMMGQFKVE, encoded by the coding sequence ATGAACCAATACAATAGAAGAGATTTTCTTTCTAAGTCTTTAAAGGGTACAGTTGGATTAATTGCTATTTCTATGATACCAGTGGGATTTAGTAAGTTCTTTAGTAACAATGAAATAGATGAAATTAATACTCAGAACAGCGGGGGAATAGCATTACCAATTCCCCCGCTGTTAGAAAATAAGAGTACTGACCCCAATAAAGCAGAATTTTATTTAACAGCAAAAATGGCTAAGAAAGAATTTATCAAGGGGAAGGAGACAAATACTTTTGGATATAACGGAGACTACCTAGGACCAGTAATCAGAGTCAGAAGGGGTCAAGAAGTATCTATTAAGGTGAAAAATGAACTCAATGAAGATACAACTGTTCATTGGCATGGACTAGAAGTAGATGGAGAAAATGATGGTGGTCCCCATTCTATTATTAATCCTAAAAAAACCTGGAATCCAAAGTTTACAATTGACCAACCAGCAGCGACACTTTGGTATCATCCTCATTTACTTCATAAAACTGGTGAGCAGGTGTATAAGGGGCTTGCAGGTTTATTTTTCATTGATGATCATGAGTCGAATCGTCTTAATATTCCAAGTGAATATGGCATTAACGATATACCACTAGTTCTGCAGGATAAGAAGCTGGATGCAAATGGAAGGTTCGAATATAAGTTAGGGATGCAAGAAGTCATGATGGGAATGCAGGGAGGGACGTTATTAGTTAATGGTGCTATTAATCCGCATTTAAGGGTTTCAAAAGGTAAGGTGCGATTTCGTATATTGAATGGTTCAAATGCAAGATTTTACGAATTATTTTTAAGTAACAAGCAAAGTTTTTATCAAATTGGAAGTGACGGGGGCTTACTTGAAGCACCTGTAGAGATGAAGAAACTTATAATTAGTCCTGGAGAAAGAGCTGAAATTATAGTAGATTTCTCAAATTATAAAACAGGAGATACAATTGAACTAACCGATCAAGGTACTGAACTCATGAAGTTTATTGTCAATGATGAAATCAACGAATCCTATAATATTCCAAAAAAAATAGTGAATATGGAAAGAATTGATTCTTCTGAAGCCATCAACACTAGAGAATTTGTTTTACAAGGAATGGGTAGAAATTGGAATATTAATGGTAAACAAATGGATATAAAACGAATAGATGAATATTTAAAGCTGAATGATACGGAAATATGGGAAGTTTCAAATAAAGCAACTGGAATGATGGGAGGTATGCCTCATCCATTTCATGCACATGGTGTTCAATTTCAAGTCATTGACCGTAATGGTGAGCGTCCTCCTGCTAATGAATCTGGTTGGAAAGATACGATCCTTGTTTATCCTGATGAAAAAGTTAGACTTATTGCTACCTTTAAATATGCCGGCACATTTATGTATCACTGTCATATTTTGGAACATGAAGATGCAGGTATGATGGGACAATTTAAAGTAGAATAA
- a CDS encoding glutaredoxin domain-containing protein, with protein MKEFLSAQHIHYTDIDLTQNPEKEEELKKKTGSKIVPGIIISKSRFWGFSKQEKYFIGFEQNESELRKILNV; from the coding sequence TTGAAAGAGTTTCTTTCAGCTCAACATATTCATTATACCGATATTGACTTAACTCAAAACCCTGAAAAGGAAGAGGAGTTAAAGAAAAAAACAGGGAGTAAAATTGTCCCAGGAATTATTATCAGTAAGTCTAGATTTTGGGGATTCTCAAAGCAAGAAAAGTATTTTATCGGATTCGAACAAAATGAATCAGAATTAAGAAAAATTTTAAATGTTTAG